A single window of Nocardia sp. NBC_01327 DNA harbors:
- the sigJ gene encoding RNA polymerase sigma factor SigJ, with product MSSDERPSAPGQDELARRFEEHRGYLRRVAYSTLGSLSDADDVVQDAWLRLQRYYETSPDGAEIENLRAWLTTVTGRLALDHLGSARARREQYVGEWLPEPEITNWDDPADRVTQDERVTTALLVVLESLSPAERTAFVLQDVFGMTGPEVAEVVGRTPAAVRQLASRARKHVESGTPRFPADPAEHEQVVSAFSVAWRSGDLSALLGVLDSNVTFTSDGGGKVQAFLHPLHGSGSVAETLVSFQQFMTKTGGAWGRSVLVNGRPGLVVFDGKFLGVLSFTIDNGRITNIDVVRNPDKLHNLPTEADADWTLGDHS from the coding sequence ATGAGCAGCGACGAACGGCCCAGTGCACCCGGTCAGGACGAATTGGCGCGCCGATTCGAGGAGCATCGCGGATATCTGCGCCGGGTCGCCTACAGCACGCTCGGCAGTCTCAGCGATGCCGACGATGTGGTGCAGGACGCGTGGCTGCGGCTGCAGCGCTACTACGAGACCAGCCCGGACGGCGCCGAGATCGAGAATCTGCGCGCCTGGCTGACCACCGTCACCGGGCGTCTGGCGCTGGACCATCTGGGTTCCGCGCGCGCCCGGCGGGAGCAGTACGTCGGTGAATGGCTGCCCGAACCCGAGATCACCAATTGGGACGATCCGGCCGACCGCGTCACCCAGGACGAGCGCGTCACCACGGCGCTGCTCGTGGTGCTGGAATCGCTCTCCCCCGCCGAACGCACCGCATTCGTCCTGCAGGATGTCTTCGGCATGACCGGCCCGGAGGTGGCCGAGGTGGTGGGCCGCACCCCGGCGGCGGTGCGCCAGCTGGCTTCTCGCGCGCGCAAGCATGTGGAGTCGGGCACCCCGCGCTTCCCGGCCGATCCGGCCGAGCACGAGCAGGTGGTGTCGGCCTTCTCGGTGGCCTGGCGCTCGGGCGATCTGAGCGCCCTGCTGGGCGTGCTCGATTCGAACGTCACCTTCACCTCCGACGGCGGCGGCAAGGTGCAGGCCTTCCTGCATCCGCTGCACGGTTCGGGTTCGGTCGCGGAGACGCTGGTGAGCTTCCAGCAGTTCATGACGAAAACCGGTGGGGCATGGGGCCGTTCGGTGCTCGTCAACGGCCGTCCGGGCCTGGTGGTATTCGACGGCAAATTCCTGGGCGTCCTCTCGTTCACCATCGACAACGGCCGCATCACCAATA